From the genome of Tolypothrix sp. NIES-4075:
CAGCAAGTAGTCATAAATATGTTGTTCTAGTCCTAGAGTTTGTTTTGTCATGATGAATGCGATCTGCCTTTGGCAGCAACGTTTCGTTATCGCGCTTTTCCTTACACTTTACAGAATTTGACTGCATTCAGCACACTGAAACTGCATAAACTAAACTGCAACCTGCCTATAAGAACCTAGAACCACTCTACTGCGTACAAGAGCGAAAACTAGCCAGAGCCATTATACAATCATAAGGGAAGAGAATTTTTCATGACTAGCCCAATTTCAATAGCTGAAATTGACCTCAAGCCGATTCCAGGAAAAAGATATTGGAACTGCGATCGCGAATGGCGAGAAGAGTTTATATACTTCATGATGGTCGATCGCTTTCACGACGACAAAAACCGCACACCAGTGAATATATCTGCAAGATCCACAGGTGGTGGTACTCAAGAACAACTGAAGAAATTCTGCGGTGGTACCATCAAAGGAATTGAGAACAACTTAGATTACATCAAAAACTTAGGTTGTACAGCTTTGTGGTTAAGCCCAATCTTTGAAAACAACGACTTTCCAGACAAATACCACGGCTACTCAATTCAAAACTATCTTGATATCGACCCGCGTTTTGGCACTAAACAAGATCTCATCGACTTAGTAGAGGCAGCCCATAATAAAGAAATGCGAGTATTTCTCGATGTAGTAGTCAATCATTCCGGAGACAACTGGTCTTATCCTGGTGATTTTCCCTACTATTATTCCAACGATCAACAGTTTCCTTTTGGCGAATGGCGAAGAAAAGACCGACCAATTCCCATAGAATTAAACAATCCCAACTATTATCATCGCCGAGGTCAAATTAAAAATTGGGATGCTTATCCCGAAACTCAACATGGCGATTTCTTCTCCCTCAAAGACTTTAATAATGATGACGATCCCGATGGTCTGAAACTTCAGGATATTCTGATTAAAGCTCATTGTTACTGGATGCGCGAAGCTGATATTGATGGCTTTCGCATGGATGCTGTCAAACACATGGGTGAAGTCGCAGTTTCTCGCTTTTGTTCAGAAATTCGTGAATATGCTTACCGATTGGGTAAACGCTGGTTTTTCTTGTATGGTGAATTAGTCGCCGATGATGATGCAATTAACCGTTATACTGATCCAAATACCCCAACCCAAGTTGATAGTAAAACCGTTTATTTTGGACTTACATCAGTATTAGATTTTCCCCTTTACAGGACTTTACCAAGTGCAATCAAAGGAATGACTTCTCTGGGCGGTTTAATTAAGCGTTATGATGACTTGAGAGGTCATGCATTAACTCGCGGTGAATTAGGACGTTATTTAGTCACATTTGTTGATAATCACGACCAGATAGGACAAGATTATAAGCGGAGATTTGCCGCAGACTCGCCAGATAAGCAAGTAATTGCAGGTATTGGCTATTTGCTGTGTGCGATTGGGACACCTTGCATTTATTATGGTACTGAGCAAGGATTTTCCGGTAAAGGAAATGGAGATGAGTTTATCCGAGAGGCGATGTTTAACCTTGAGGATTCAAAACAAAGCTATCTCAATCCAAACTGCAATATTTACCAAGAAATTGCCAAAATCGCCCAACTATTTCAAACAAGAGAACCACTGCGCTTTGGTCGCATGTACTTCCGGGAAATTTCTGGTAATGGGCGTGATTTTGGCTTACCTCAAAATCAACCTTGCACTTTAGCTTTTTCTCGCATTCTTGCGAATGAAGAGATTTTAATTGCTTACAATACATCTACCACAGAACGAAGACAAGATTTCGTAATTGTAGACAATAGCATCCACAAAATTGGCGACACAATGAAGTTTCTTTACGGTCAACAAGAAAGCGTTACTGTACAAAAGCATCCCGATTCAAGTAATCCATCATTATGCGTCAAACTTGATTTAGAACCAATGCAGTTTGTAATTCTGCAATAATATCTTCTTTCATTCGTAGTGAGGACTTTAGTACTCATCTTATTAGAAAGGATTGAAGTCCTTACTACGATATCTTCTTTCATTCGTAGTGAGGACTTTAGTACTCATCTTATAAGAGAAGGACTGAAGTCCTTACTACGTAGCTTTACATAAAAGCTGTAAGATTTTCCGTAACAACTCTTACTTTGTCTCCGAAGTAGACTTTTACATTTATCATATATTGATGATTTATTTAATTTAACTTACTTTTTTAACTGTTTCTTAAGGATATAAAAGTAATGTAATCTTTAGGACTAAAAAAATGTTATTTAAAAAGAGTATTCTTTTCCTTTTAACTACAGCCACAATGCTAACTACATCAACTATAGCAATGGCTGATTCATTAATTAGTAATGGTGGAGGTGGTGATTATAAATATCAACTTTGGCGCAGCACTGATAACACTCAATATTACATCAAAATCTGGAATCGCGATTCATCTACAAATAGCGCACCTTCATATATTACCCATAGTTTTGAATCTAGTCGTGATGCTCTAGATTATTTCGATTGTAATTATGCTAACAAGTCCTTACCTTCTTGTCAGCGCTAACTTTAGAAACCCGGTAACTCCTGCGAAACCGGGTTTCTGAGTATCGTGAATTGCTACAGGCAAATCATTATAAAGGTAGATGTAAGAATCTTGCATCTACCTTTATCATTACAAAATTAAATTTAGTAACAAACCGTTTATAAATCGATACAAAGCAATTGCGTATGGCAAAAAAGCATTGATTGTATGTAATTTCGTCAGAAGGACGTCAGTATTTTGATTGTTAAGAGACATTTTTATCTGAAATTAGATATGATTACTTTCTAAAATAAGTAAAATAACATACAAAACATTTTTGACTTTGGGGGTATGATGAGCCGTCCAATAATTCTTGGCATCGTTGGTGATAGTGCAGCAGGTAAGACGACACTGACTAAAGGAATTGCTCAGGTACTAGGAATCGAGAATGTGACGATCATCTGTACAGATGATTACCACCGTTACGATCGCACGCAACGATCTGAAATCGGTATCACAGCTTTACACCCTGACTGCAACTATCTTGATATAATGCAGCATCACCTGTCTCAACTGCGGATAGGACAGCCAATCCTCAAGCCAATTTACAGCCACAAAACCGGCACCTTTGAACCACCAATATATATCAAACCTGCAAAATTCGTGATTATTGAGGGATTGCTTGGTTATTCAACTCGCGGCGCCAGAGATTGCTATGATGTAAAAGTTTACTTAGCACCTCCAGAATCGCTACGCGCTCAGTGGAAAGTCAAGCGGGATACGCAAAAGCGCGGTTACACTGAAGAACAAGTGCTGGCAGAATTAGATAAGCGCGAACCAGATTCAGAGCAGTTTATCCGTCCCCAGCGGCAATGGTCTGATATAGTAGTAAGTTTCTATCCGTCGAGTGAAGATGAAGACCAAGCAAACGGACACTTGAATGTGCGCTTGGTACTGCGTCCGACAATTCCCCATCCGGATTTTACTGAGATTATTAAATTTGGCAATGGTAATTCTAACTCAGCGATTCGTTTGGGATTAGATCGAGATATGGGAAAACCTGTAGATGTTTTAGAAGTTGACGGTCATGCAACTTTGGAACAAGTTAATAAATTAGAGCAGCTGATTTGTTCTGATATGCCCCACTTAAAAAGTATATGCGATCGCGAAAGCAATCCAGAGTTGGGTAAAATAGCCGGCACAACCGGCGAAACACTCCAAAGTTACCCGCTTGCTCTCACCCAGTTGCTGATTACTTACCATATGCTTAAAGCAACCCAAATCCACCACTAATCTTAGCTTC
Proteins encoded in this window:
- a CDS encoding alpha-amylase family glycosyl hydrolase, translated to MTSPISIAEIDLKPIPGKRYWNCDREWREEFIYFMMVDRFHDDKNRTPVNISARSTGGGTQEQLKKFCGGTIKGIENNLDYIKNLGCTALWLSPIFENNDFPDKYHGYSIQNYLDIDPRFGTKQDLIDLVEAAHNKEMRVFLDVVVNHSGDNWSYPGDFPYYYSNDQQFPFGEWRRKDRPIPIELNNPNYYHRRGQIKNWDAYPETQHGDFFSLKDFNNDDDPDGLKLQDILIKAHCYWMREADIDGFRMDAVKHMGEVAVSRFCSEIREYAYRLGKRWFFLYGELVADDDAINRYTDPNTPTQVDSKTVYFGLTSVLDFPLYRTLPSAIKGMTSLGGLIKRYDDLRGHALTRGELGRYLVTFVDNHDQIGQDYKRRFAADSPDKQVIAGIGYLLCAIGTPCIYYGTEQGFSGKGNGDEFIREAMFNLEDSKQSYLNPNCNIYQEIAKIAQLFQTREPLRFGRMYFREISGNGRDFGLPQNQPCTLAFSRILANEEILIAYNTSTTERRQDFVIVDNSIHKIGDTMKFLYGQQESVTVQKHPDSSNPSLCVKLDLEPMQFVILQ
- a CDS encoding phosphoribulokinase, which translates into the protein MSRPIILGIVGDSAAGKTTLTKGIAQVLGIENVTIICTDDYHRYDRTQRSEIGITALHPDCNYLDIMQHHLSQLRIGQPILKPIYSHKTGTFEPPIYIKPAKFVIIEGLLGYSTRGARDCYDVKVYLAPPESLRAQWKVKRDTQKRGYTEEQVLAELDKREPDSEQFIRPQRQWSDIVVSFYPSSEDEDQANGHLNVRLVLRPTIPHPDFTEIIKFGNGNSNSAIRLGLDRDMGKPVDVLEVDGHATLEQVNKLEQLICSDMPHLKSICDRESNPELGKIAGTTGETLQSYPLALTQLLITYHMLKATQIHH